Proteins from a single region of Gossypium arboreum isolate Shixiya-1 chromosome 1, ASM2569848v2, whole genome shotgun sequence:
- the LOC108461230 gene encoding iron-sulfur cluster assembly protein 1-like, which yields MLRMASKKLLGIPSPSPPLQTLPRLYHQNVIDHYNNPRNVGSFDKNDPNVGTGLVGAPACGDVMKLQIKIDEESGKIVDACFKTFGCGSAIASSSVATEWVKGKSMDEVLTIKNTEIAKHLSLPPVKLHCSMLAEDAIKAAVKDAEAKRGKMNGSSKAADA from the exons ATGTTGAGGATGGCGTCGAAGAAGCTGCTCGGGATTCCCTCCCCATCGCCTCCCCTACAGACTCTGCCACGTCTTTACCACCAGAATGTCATCGATCACTACAACAATCCTCGTAACGTCGGTTCCTTCGACAAGAACGACCCCAACGTGGGTACCGGCCTGGTCGGCGCTCCTGCTTGCGGTGATGTTATGAAGTTGCAAATCAAAATCGACGAGGAGTCCGGCAAAATCGTTGATGCTTGCTTTAAAACCTTCGGTTGTGGCTCGGCCATTGCCTCTTCTTCTGTTG CTACTGAATGGGTGAAAGGGAAAAGCATGGACGAAGTGCTTACTATTAAAAACAC GGAGATCGCGAAACATCTATCACTTCCACCGGTTAAGCTGCACTGCAGTATGCTTGCTGAAGATGCAATTAAGGCAGCTGTGAAAGATGCTGAAGCTAAACGTGGCAAAATGAATGGTAGTTCCAAGGCTGCTGATGCCTAA